A single region of the Bacteroides luhongzhouii genome encodes:
- the bioC gene encoding malonyl-ACP O-methyltransferase BioC, translating into MDKQLIAERFSKAIATYPQEANVQRQIADKMIHLLTEHVSFPCSKVIEFGCGTGIYSRMLLQALRPEELLLNDLCPEMKYCCEDILRKEQVSFLPGDAETVSFPAENTLITSCSALQWFESPENFFKRCNALLNNQGYFAFSTFGQENMKEIRELTGNGLPYRSREELVTALSSHFDILYSEEELIPLSFDNPLKVLYHLKQTGVTGISGTSSQQLRTRRDLQLFSERYTLKFTQGTSVSLTYHPIYIIAKKKKV; encoded by the coding sequence ATGGATAAACAACTAATCGCCGAACGTTTTTCTAAAGCCATTGCTACTTATCCTCAGGAAGCAAACGTACAACGGCAGATAGCAGATAAAATGATTCACCTGCTTACAGAACACGTCTCTTTTCCCTGTTCAAAAGTGATTGAGTTCGGATGCGGCACAGGCATTTATTCCCGTATGCTACTTCAGGCTCTTCGGCCGGAAGAATTATTGCTAAACGACCTTTGTCCGGAAATGAAGTACTGTTGTGAAGATATATTAAGAAAAGAACAGGTTTCCTTTCTTCCGGGAGATGCAGAAACTGTTTCTTTCCCCGCTGAAAACACATTAATTACTTCCTGCTCGGCTCTGCAATGGTTCGAATCTCCTGAAAACTTTTTCAAAAGGTGCAATGCCCTGCTGAATAACCAAGGCTATTTCGCTTTCAGTACTTTCGGGCAAGAGAATATGAAAGAGATACGAGAGTTAACAGGAAACGGACTCCCTTATCGTTCACGCGAAGAGCTTGTAACAGCCTTGTCATCTCACTTTGACATACTATATTCGGAAGAAGAACTTATTCCTCTTTCGTTTGATAACCCACTAAAAGTACTTTATCATTTGAAGCAGACAGGAGTAACCGGAATATCCGGCACCTCTTCCCAACAACTGCGGACACGTCGTGACTTGCAGTTATTCAGTGAACGTTACACACTAAAATTTACCCAGGGCACTTCAGTGTCCCTGACCTATCACCCTATTTATATCATCGCAAAAAAGAAAAAAGTATGA
- the bioD gene encoding dethiobiotin synthase: protein MKQNVYFVSGIDTDAGKSYATGFLAREWNKNGQCTITQKFIQTGNVGHSEDIDLHRRIMGIPFTEEDKKGLTMPEIFSYPASPHLASQLDNRPIDFDKIKRATEELSERYDFVLLEGAGGLMVPLTAELLTIDYIAQENYPLIFVTSGKLGSINHTLLSLEAIQKRNIVLDTVLYNMYPTVKDKTIQNDTMNFIQNWLKKYFPNTKFILVPEIKE, encoded by the coding sequence ATGAAACAGAATGTATATTTCGTAAGCGGTATCGACACCGATGCCGGCAAGAGCTACGCCACCGGGTTTCTAGCTCGTGAATGGAACAAGAACGGACAGTGTACCATCACTCAAAAATTTATCCAAACAGGAAACGTCGGTCATTCCGAGGATATTGATCTACATCGTCGTATTATGGGAATCCCCTTTACAGAAGAAGACAAGAAAGGACTGACTATGCCGGAAATTTTCTCTTATCCTGCCTCTCCACATCTCGCTTCCCAACTGGATAACCGTCCCATCGACTTCGACAAAATCAAACGTGCTACGGAAGAGTTAAGTGAACGCTATGATTTTGTTCTGCTCGAAGGCGCAGGCGGTTTAATGGTTCCATTAACGGCAGAGCTTCTGACAATAGACTACATTGCCCAAGAGAATTATCCGCTCATTTTTGTTACTTCCGGCAAATTGGGAAGCATCAATCATACCTTACTTAGCCTTGAAGCCATACAAAAGCGCAATATTGTATTGGATACAGTACTTTATAATATGTATCCTACCGTAAAAGATAAAACGATTCAGAATGATACGATGAACTTCATTCAAAACTGGCTGAAGAAGTATTTCCCGAATACGAAGTTTATATTGGTTCCAGAAATAAAAGAATAA